A single window of Nicotiana tomentosiformis chromosome 1, ASM39032v3, whole genome shotgun sequence DNA harbors:
- the LOC104094130 gene encoding FRIGIDA-like protein 4a, translating to MAADTATNPDRIHAFFSNLESRKTLLATVTDLHKTLTTHFTNIDKTLSQKSETLDNQIKSFKENTENALLKLQNRENALPDIESGMAAFIADKKDAALSEIENAAEGLGDLSEKSLAEVLRIYCRRMDASGLVRFLQTKRKESTGLRTEIVAALDTSVDPMRLILDAAEEFVGMKVEEKMIGADRRWACDMLVQSVGPVVEGGYGAGRSLKERAARVLEKWKGVLGSGDRTSGVCAAEATMFLQLVISFALKERFEEEFLRKLVMEFANRKDMPKLAVAFGFGNKIVDIIEELVKSGKEVEAVYFAYESGLAERFPPVSLLKAYLRNCRRNSNNISKKGRFSSAAVDKANIIEWEATKAIIKCVEDHKLEQEFSLEGLKKRVTELEQSRAKRKKGTAPGHKHSKKRGRGSGSGKAIDQSTSRPVKSGRLSNASPSFRSRNPPPSHQVPPVRYTGAHSYTSQSVYEAPSTVSYAPAYSGTHTTSPAALPPQYGYAIQETGAYSGTHTQSTAALPPQYGYALQEAGVSGVRSYPGSYGGQSGYSAYDYTLTATASAYPPSYPPQ from the exons ATGGCGGCAGATACTGCTACCAACCCTGACCGGATACATGCCTTCTTCAGCAACCTCGAGTCCCGGAAAACCCTACTGGCCACCGTCACCGACCTCCACAAAACCCTAACCACCCACTTCACCAACATCGACAAAACCCTCTCCCAGAAATCCGAAACCCTCGACAACCAAATCAAATCCTTCAAGGAAAACACCGAAAATGCCCTCCTGAAGCTCCAGAATCGCGAGAATGCCCTCCCCGACATAGAATCCGGCATGGCCGCTTTCATCGCGGATAAGAAGGACGCCGCCCTCTCGGAGATTGAGAATGCTGCTGAGGGTTTGGGGGATTTGAGCGAGAAGAGCTTGGCCGAAGTGCTGAGGATTTACTGTAGAAGAATGGATGCCAGCGGCCTCGTTAGATTCCTTCAGACGAAGCGAAAGGAATCTACTGGTTTGAGGACGGAGATTGTTGCTGCCCTTGACACTTCCGTTGACCCAATGAG GTTGATCTTGGATGCTGCAGAGGAGTTTGTGGGGATGAAGGTAGAGGAGAAGATGATAGGGGCAGATAGGAGGTGGGCATGTGATATGTTAGTTCAGTCCGTTGGGCCAGTTGTGGAAGGGGGTTATGGTGCGGGGAGGAGTTTGAAGGAGAGGGCAGCAAGGGTGTTGGAGAAATGGAAGGGAGTTTTGGGTAGTGGGGACAGGACCAGTGGAGTATGCGCTGCTGAAGCAACAATGTTTTTGCAGTTGGTTATATCATTTGCACTAAAAGAGAGGTTTGAAGAGGAGTTCCTAAGGAAGCTGGTGATGGAGTTTGCTAACAGGAAAGATATGCCAAAGCTTGCGGTTGCCTTTGGATTTGGGAACAAAATAGTGG ATATTATTGAAGAGCTGGTGAAGAGCGGCAAAGAGGTTGAAGCAGTATATTTTGCTTACGAGTCGGGATTAGCAGAGCGATTCCCTCCAGTCTCACTTCTTAAGGCATATCTTAGGAACTGTCGAAGAAATTCTAATAACATATCAAAGAAGGGAAGATTTAGTTCAGCTGCAGTG GACAAAGCTAACATCATAGAGTGGGAAGCCACTAAGGCTATAATAAAATGTGTGGAAGATCACAAGCTTGAACAAGAATTTTCTTTGGAAGGACTTAAAAAACGGGTGACAGAGTTGGAGCAGTCCAGAGCAAAAAGGAAAAAGGGCACAGCTCCTGGGCACAAGCATTCAAAAAAGCGGGGCCGTGGAAGTGGCTCTGGCAAGGCCATTGACCAGTCCACCTCTCGGCCTGTTAAATCTGGAAGATTGTCGAATGCGTCTCCTTCTTTCCGCTCCAGGAATCCTCCTCCATCACATCAAGTGCCACCAGTTAGATATACAGGAGCACATAGCTATACCAGCCAGAGTGTATACGAGGCACCTAGCACGGTCTCATATGCTCCAGCTTATAGTGGAACCCACACCACAAGTCCGGCTGCACTTCCTCCACAATACGGATATGCAATTCAAGAAACTGGAGCTTATAGCGGAACTCACACCCAAAGTACAGCTGCacttcctccacaatatggataTGCACTGCAAGAAGCCGGAGTTAGTGGAGTGCGGAGTTATCCTGGATCCTATGGAGGGCAGAGTGGTTATAGTGCATATGATTATACTCTTACTGCTACTGCTTCTGCATACCCACCTTCATATCCCCCGCAGTAG